In the genome of Augochlora pura isolate Apur16 chromosome 8, APUR_v2.2.1, whole genome shotgun sequence, one region contains:
- the Bicc gene encoding protein bicaudal C isoform X3, translated as MRPDEVIQSERRATETMSETSEGTAATSLSGKSGEELRDIAAVLGITNPDDLHQDRFRVDRRKLEQMLLGDNDVSKPADAFFHNVMEETNTFVTWPARLKIGAKSKKDPHIKVAGRPDDVRAAKEKIMEILDTRQSNRVTMKLDVSYTDHSHIIGKGGLTIKRVMEETGCHIHFPDSNRSNHQEKSNQVSIAGEMEGVERARARVRKLTPLIFSFELPIMGSSQTVPDSTSPYVVKIQEKYNVQVMFRTRPKLHATLVVVKGCEWEVSQVKEATVLLIQYMCQNLASQIQVQMSMEISPQHHSIVLGKQSSNLKMIMQRTATQIMFPDAGDPNIPSLKKSNVTITGSIHSVYLARQQLVGSLPLVLMFDLPEDSMSSVDTENVSQLMQSLDVFINVRHKPKQSTLSVIIKGIERNAGNIYEARMQLLGLDESRVHAEIPATYHIPNAGNVFHGNNVNGTATGGHNNNNIIGSLSENLSNILTVNTQNPPYCVSPVNHSPSPMGLSPHWGLPSLSSMFSPLPLHHTYPYPHLNHLLTTQHVMHNNPAMPPHTHGLQNHAFPGIGQLHANMSAAGLHGIHGLNGSPLAERKEGSAYSSLSSVTSSLSSPAISPRNVSPVNPAETSPNLDIAGMLSEMSVPDRRAPGCEKKSLEMVVQQNLAPFDYEQKKILATKALQSKPTSGEYRVPTSAWSGYGLSQSIPPISATDLSKELTNTGSSSNGSSSSLTSTTTTTNAATSHPSDLWKDPTTPVFSREIDFGIVSGKDRVGQIGISSSNYIESTPTSHLNLITSHKYNDLTSMLTNIGLEKYIQMNKRTSPFCGSAAPGAERKASVSTTSTSMDKCNLVDSKW; from the exons ATGAGACCCGACGAGGTGATACAGAGCGAGAGAAGAGCGACGGAGACAATGTCGGAGACGTCGGAGGGTACCGCGGCGACCAGCCTGTCCGGCAAATCCGGCGAGGAGCTAAGGGACATCGCAGCCGTGCTGGGAATCACGAATCCCGACGATCTGCACCAGGACAGATTTCGCGTTGATCGCCGAAAATTGGAGCAGATGCTGTTAG GTGATAATGACGTATCCAAGCCAGCGGACGCGTTTTTTCATAAC GTTATGGAGGAGACGAATACCTTTGTTACGTGGCCGGCCCGACTCAAGATCGGAGCGAAGTCGAAGAAAG ATCCGCATATAAAGGTCGCGGGTCGACCCGATGACGTGCGAGCTGCGAAGGAGAAGATAATGGAAATTTTGGACACGAGG CAGAGCAACAGAGTCACCATGAAGCTGGACGTCAGCTACACCGACCATTCGCACATTATCGGGAAGGGTGGTCTGACGATCAAACGCGTGATGGAGGAGACCGGCTGCCATATTCACTTTCCCGACAGCAACCGCAGCAACCACCAGGAGAAGAGCAACCAGGTGTCGATCGCCGGAGAGATGGAGGGTGTCGAGCGAGCCCGCGCGCGAGTCAGA AAGCTGACGCCACTTATCTTCTCGTTCGAGCTGCCGATCATGGGCTCGTCGCAGACCGTCCCCGATTCCACGTCGCCGTACGTGGTCAAGATCCAGGAGAAGTACAACGTCCAGGTGATGTTCCGAACGCGGCCGAAGCTGCACGCGACGCTGGTCGTGGTGAAGGGCTGCGAGTGGGAGGTCTCGCAGGTCAAGGAAGCCACAGTGCTGCTGATCCAGTACATGTGTCAGAACCTGGCT AGTCAAATACAAGTACAAATGTCGATGGAGATCTCACCGCAACACCACAGTATCGTGCTGGGCAAGCAGAGTAGCAACCTGAAGATGATCATGCAACGCACAGCCACGCAGATCATGTTCCCGGACGCGGGCGATCCTAACATTCCCAGCCTGAAGAAGAGCAACGTGACAATCACGGGCAGCATCCACAGCGTGTATCTGGCCCGGCAACAGTTGGTG GGTTCTCTGCCGCTGGTGCTGATGTTCGACCTCCCCGAGGACTCGATGTCGTCGGTCGACACGGAGAACGTCTCCCAGCTGATGCAATCGCTGGACGTGTTCATAAACGTGCGACACAAGCCGAAGCAAAGCACGCTGTCCGTAATCATCAAGGGGATCGAGCGCAACGCTGGTAACATCTACGAGGCTAGGATGCAGTTGCTGGGCTTAGACGAGTCCAGAGTGCACGCAGAGATCCCGGCGACCTATCATATCCCCAATGCCGGCAACGTCTTCCATGGAAACAATGTCAATGGTACTGCCACTG GTGGtcataacaacaacaacataATCGGCAGCCTATCAGAAAACCTGTCCAACATCCTGACGGTGAACACGCAGAATCCGCCGTACTGCGTGTCCCCGGTGAATCACTCGCCGAGCCCGATGGGGTTGTCGCCCCATTGGGGACTGCCCTCGTTGTCCTCCATGTTCTCGCCGCTTCCGCTGCACCACACCTACCCGTATCCGCACCTCAATCATCTGCTGACGACACAGCACGTGATGCACAACAATCCCGCGATGCCTCCGCACACCCACGGATTACAGAACCACGCGTTCCCCGGCATTGGACAACTGCACGCGAACATGTCCGCCGCCGGCCTCCATGGCATTCACGGACTCAACGGCAGCCCGTTGGCGGAACGGAAAGAGGGTAGCG CTTACTCGTCGCTGAGCAGTGTAACCAGTTCTTTATCCAGCCCGGCTATCAGCCCACGGAACGTGTCTCCGGTGAATCCGGCCGAAACCAGTCCTAATCTAG ATATAGCCGGCATGCTGTCCGAAATGTCGGTGCCCGATCGACGAGCACCTGGCTGCGAGAAGAAGTCGTTGGAGATGGTCGTGCAGCAGAACCTTGCGCCATTCGACTACGAGCAGAAGAAGATACTTGCGACGAAGGCGTTGCAGTCGAAACCGACTTCGGGCGAATACCGTGTTCCTACCTCGGCCTGGTCTGGCTACGGACTCAGTCAATCTATTCCTCCGATTAGTGCCACGGACCTGAGCAAG GAATTGACCAACACCGGCAGCAGTAGCAACGGCAGTAGTAGCAGCTTGACATCCACAACCACTACCACCAATGCTGCAACTAGCCATCCGTCCGACTTGTGGAAAGATCCAACGACGCCGGTGTTCAGCAGAGAGATTGACTTCGGAATAGTATCCGGCAAAGATCGCGTTGGACAAATCGGCATTAGCTCGTCGAATTACATAGAAAGCACGCCGACCTCGCATCTGAACTTAATCACGTCCCACAAATACAACGACTTGACCAGCATGCTGACCAACATCGGactggaaaaatatatac AAATGAACAAACGGACTAGTCCATTCTGTGGGAGCGCGGCCCCGGGAGCGGAGCGCAAAGCGTCCGTCTCGACGACCTCGACTTCGATGGATAAGTGCAATCTGGTGGACAGCAAATGGTAG
- the Bicc gene encoding protein bicaudal C isoform X1 translates to MRPDEVIQSERRATETMSETSEGTAATSLSGKSGEELRDIAAVLGITNPDDLHQDRFRVDRRKLEQMLLGDNDVSKPADAFFHNVMEETNTFVTWPARLKIGAKSKKDPHIKVAGRPDDVRAAKEKIMEILDTRQSNRVTMKLDVSYTDHSHIIGKGGLTIKRVMEETGCHIHFPDSNRSNHQEKSNQVSIAGEMEGVERARARVRKLTPLIFSFELPIMGSSQTVPDSTSPYVVKIQEKYNVQVMFRTRPKLHATLVVVKGCEWEVSQVKEATVLLIQYMCQNLASQIQVQMSMEISPQHHSIVLGKQSSNLKMIMQRTATQIMFPDAGDPNIPSLKKSNVTITGSIHSVYLARQQLVGSLPLVLMFDLPEDSMSSVDTENVSQLMQSLDVFINVRHKPKQSTLSVIIKGIERNAGNIYEARMQLLGLDESRVHAEIPATYHIPNAGNVFHGNNVNGTATGGHNNNNIIGSLSENLSNILTVNTQNPPYCVSPVNHSPSPMGLSPHWGLPSLSSMFSPLPLHHTYPYPHLNHLLTTQHVMHNNPAMPPHTHGLQNHAFPGIGQLHANMSAAGLHGIHGLNGSPLAERKEGSAYSSLSSVTSSLSSPAISPRNVSPVNPAETSPNLDIAGMLSEMSVPDRRAPGCEKKSLEMVVQQNLAPFDYEQKKILATKALQSKPTSGEYRVPTSAWSGYGLSQSIPPISATDLSKELTNTGSSSNGSSSSLTSTTTTTNAATSHPSDLWKDPTTPVFSREIDFGIVSGKDRVGQIGISSSNYIESTPTSHLNLITSHKYNDLTSMLTNIGLEKYIRLFTSHEVDMATFPSLTDKDLCEIGITAWGARRKIMLLIAEMNKRTSPFCGSAAPGAERKASVSTTSTSMDKCNLVDSKW, encoded by the exons ATGAGACCCGACGAGGTGATACAGAGCGAGAGAAGAGCGACGGAGACAATGTCGGAGACGTCGGAGGGTACCGCGGCGACCAGCCTGTCCGGCAAATCCGGCGAGGAGCTAAGGGACATCGCAGCCGTGCTGGGAATCACGAATCCCGACGATCTGCACCAGGACAGATTTCGCGTTGATCGCCGAAAATTGGAGCAGATGCTGTTAG GTGATAATGACGTATCCAAGCCAGCGGACGCGTTTTTTCATAAC GTTATGGAGGAGACGAATACCTTTGTTACGTGGCCGGCCCGACTCAAGATCGGAGCGAAGTCGAAGAAAG ATCCGCATATAAAGGTCGCGGGTCGACCCGATGACGTGCGAGCTGCGAAGGAGAAGATAATGGAAATTTTGGACACGAGG CAGAGCAACAGAGTCACCATGAAGCTGGACGTCAGCTACACCGACCATTCGCACATTATCGGGAAGGGTGGTCTGACGATCAAACGCGTGATGGAGGAGACCGGCTGCCATATTCACTTTCCCGACAGCAACCGCAGCAACCACCAGGAGAAGAGCAACCAGGTGTCGATCGCCGGAGAGATGGAGGGTGTCGAGCGAGCCCGCGCGCGAGTCAGA AAGCTGACGCCACTTATCTTCTCGTTCGAGCTGCCGATCATGGGCTCGTCGCAGACCGTCCCCGATTCCACGTCGCCGTACGTGGTCAAGATCCAGGAGAAGTACAACGTCCAGGTGATGTTCCGAACGCGGCCGAAGCTGCACGCGACGCTGGTCGTGGTGAAGGGCTGCGAGTGGGAGGTCTCGCAGGTCAAGGAAGCCACAGTGCTGCTGATCCAGTACATGTGTCAGAACCTGGCT AGTCAAATACAAGTACAAATGTCGATGGAGATCTCACCGCAACACCACAGTATCGTGCTGGGCAAGCAGAGTAGCAACCTGAAGATGATCATGCAACGCACAGCCACGCAGATCATGTTCCCGGACGCGGGCGATCCTAACATTCCCAGCCTGAAGAAGAGCAACGTGACAATCACGGGCAGCATCCACAGCGTGTATCTGGCCCGGCAACAGTTGGTG GGTTCTCTGCCGCTGGTGCTGATGTTCGACCTCCCCGAGGACTCGATGTCGTCGGTCGACACGGAGAACGTCTCCCAGCTGATGCAATCGCTGGACGTGTTCATAAACGTGCGACACAAGCCGAAGCAAAGCACGCTGTCCGTAATCATCAAGGGGATCGAGCGCAACGCTGGTAACATCTACGAGGCTAGGATGCAGTTGCTGGGCTTAGACGAGTCCAGAGTGCACGCAGAGATCCCGGCGACCTATCATATCCCCAATGCCGGCAACGTCTTCCATGGAAACAATGTCAATGGTACTGCCACTG GTGGtcataacaacaacaacataATCGGCAGCCTATCAGAAAACCTGTCCAACATCCTGACGGTGAACACGCAGAATCCGCCGTACTGCGTGTCCCCGGTGAATCACTCGCCGAGCCCGATGGGGTTGTCGCCCCATTGGGGACTGCCCTCGTTGTCCTCCATGTTCTCGCCGCTTCCGCTGCACCACACCTACCCGTATCCGCACCTCAATCATCTGCTGACGACACAGCACGTGATGCACAACAATCCCGCGATGCCTCCGCACACCCACGGATTACAGAACCACGCGTTCCCCGGCATTGGACAACTGCACGCGAACATGTCCGCCGCCGGCCTCCATGGCATTCACGGACTCAACGGCAGCCCGTTGGCGGAACGGAAAGAGGGTAGCG CTTACTCGTCGCTGAGCAGTGTAACCAGTTCTTTATCCAGCCCGGCTATCAGCCCACGGAACGTGTCTCCGGTGAATCCGGCCGAAACCAGTCCTAATCTAG ATATAGCCGGCATGCTGTCCGAAATGTCGGTGCCCGATCGACGAGCACCTGGCTGCGAGAAGAAGTCGTTGGAGATGGTCGTGCAGCAGAACCTTGCGCCATTCGACTACGAGCAGAAGAAGATACTTGCGACGAAGGCGTTGCAGTCGAAACCGACTTCGGGCGAATACCGTGTTCCTACCTCGGCCTGGTCTGGCTACGGACTCAGTCAATCTATTCCTCCGATTAGTGCCACGGACCTGAGCAAG GAATTGACCAACACCGGCAGCAGTAGCAACGGCAGTAGTAGCAGCTTGACATCCACAACCACTACCACCAATGCTGCAACTAGCCATCCGTCCGACTTGTGGAAAGATCCAACGACGCCGGTGTTCAGCAGAGAGATTGACTTCGGAATAGTATCCGGCAAAGATCGCGTTGGACAAATCGGCATTAGCTCGTCGAATTACATAGAAAGCACGCCGACCTCGCATCTGAACTTAATCACGTCCCACAAATACAACGACTTGACCAGCATGCTGACCAACATCGGactggaaaaatatatac GCCTGTTCACGTCGCACGAAGTGGACATGGCTACGTTTCCCTCGCTGACGGATAAGGATTTGTGCGAAATTGGCATAACAGCTTGGGGCGCGAGACGCAAAATAATGCTGTTGATCGCTG AAATGAACAAACGGACTAGTCCATTCTGTGGGAGCGCGGCCCCGGGAGCGGAGCGCAAAGCGTCCGTCTCGACGACCTCGACTTCGATGGATAAGTGCAATCTGGTGGACAGCAAATGGTAG
- the Bicc gene encoding protein bicaudal C isoform X2 produces MRPDEVIQSERRATETMSETSEGTAATSLSGKSGEELRDIAAVLGITNPDDLHQDRFRVDRRKLEQMLLGDNDVSKPADAFFHNVMEETNTFVTWPARLKIGAKSKKDPHIKVAGRPDDVRAAKEKIMEILDTRSNRVTMKLDVSYTDHSHIIGKGGLTIKRVMEETGCHIHFPDSNRSNHQEKSNQVSIAGEMEGVERARARVRKLTPLIFSFELPIMGSSQTVPDSTSPYVVKIQEKYNVQVMFRTRPKLHATLVVVKGCEWEVSQVKEATVLLIQYMCQNLASQIQVQMSMEISPQHHSIVLGKQSSNLKMIMQRTATQIMFPDAGDPNIPSLKKSNVTITGSIHSVYLARQQLVGSLPLVLMFDLPEDSMSSVDTENVSQLMQSLDVFINVRHKPKQSTLSVIIKGIERNAGNIYEARMQLLGLDESRVHAEIPATYHIPNAGNVFHGNNVNGTATGGHNNNNIIGSLSENLSNILTVNTQNPPYCVSPVNHSPSPMGLSPHWGLPSLSSMFSPLPLHHTYPYPHLNHLLTTQHVMHNNPAMPPHTHGLQNHAFPGIGQLHANMSAAGLHGIHGLNGSPLAERKEGSAYSSLSSVTSSLSSPAISPRNVSPVNPAETSPNLDIAGMLSEMSVPDRRAPGCEKKSLEMVVQQNLAPFDYEQKKILATKALQSKPTSGEYRVPTSAWSGYGLSQSIPPISATDLSKELTNTGSSSNGSSSSLTSTTTTTNAATSHPSDLWKDPTTPVFSREIDFGIVSGKDRVGQIGISSSNYIESTPTSHLNLITSHKYNDLTSMLTNIGLEKYIRLFTSHEVDMATFPSLTDKDLCEIGITAWGARRKIMLLIAEMNKRTSPFCGSAAPGAERKASVSTTSTSMDKCNLVDSKW; encoded by the exons ATGAGACCCGACGAGGTGATACAGAGCGAGAGAAGAGCGACGGAGACAATGTCGGAGACGTCGGAGGGTACCGCGGCGACCAGCCTGTCCGGCAAATCCGGCGAGGAGCTAAGGGACATCGCAGCCGTGCTGGGAATCACGAATCCCGACGATCTGCACCAGGACAGATTTCGCGTTGATCGCCGAAAATTGGAGCAGATGCTGTTAG GTGATAATGACGTATCCAAGCCAGCGGACGCGTTTTTTCATAAC GTTATGGAGGAGACGAATACCTTTGTTACGTGGCCGGCCCGACTCAAGATCGGAGCGAAGTCGAAGAAAG ATCCGCATATAAAGGTCGCGGGTCGACCCGATGACGTGCGAGCTGCGAAGGAGAAGATAATGGAAATTTTGGACACGAGG AGCAACAGAGTCACCATGAAGCTGGACGTCAGCTACACCGACCATTCGCACATTATCGGGAAGGGTGGTCTGACGATCAAACGCGTGATGGAGGAGACCGGCTGCCATATTCACTTTCCCGACAGCAACCGCAGCAACCACCAGGAGAAGAGCAACCAGGTGTCGATCGCCGGAGAGATGGAGGGTGTCGAGCGAGCCCGCGCGCGAGTCAGA AAGCTGACGCCACTTATCTTCTCGTTCGAGCTGCCGATCATGGGCTCGTCGCAGACCGTCCCCGATTCCACGTCGCCGTACGTGGTCAAGATCCAGGAGAAGTACAACGTCCAGGTGATGTTCCGAACGCGGCCGAAGCTGCACGCGACGCTGGTCGTGGTGAAGGGCTGCGAGTGGGAGGTCTCGCAGGTCAAGGAAGCCACAGTGCTGCTGATCCAGTACATGTGTCAGAACCTGGCT AGTCAAATACAAGTACAAATGTCGATGGAGATCTCACCGCAACACCACAGTATCGTGCTGGGCAAGCAGAGTAGCAACCTGAAGATGATCATGCAACGCACAGCCACGCAGATCATGTTCCCGGACGCGGGCGATCCTAACATTCCCAGCCTGAAGAAGAGCAACGTGACAATCACGGGCAGCATCCACAGCGTGTATCTGGCCCGGCAACAGTTGGTG GGTTCTCTGCCGCTGGTGCTGATGTTCGACCTCCCCGAGGACTCGATGTCGTCGGTCGACACGGAGAACGTCTCCCAGCTGATGCAATCGCTGGACGTGTTCATAAACGTGCGACACAAGCCGAAGCAAAGCACGCTGTCCGTAATCATCAAGGGGATCGAGCGCAACGCTGGTAACATCTACGAGGCTAGGATGCAGTTGCTGGGCTTAGACGAGTCCAGAGTGCACGCAGAGATCCCGGCGACCTATCATATCCCCAATGCCGGCAACGTCTTCCATGGAAACAATGTCAATGGTACTGCCACTG GTGGtcataacaacaacaacataATCGGCAGCCTATCAGAAAACCTGTCCAACATCCTGACGGTGAACACGCAGAATCCGCCGTACTGCGTGTCCCCGGTGAATCACTCGCCGAGCCCGATGGGGTTGTCGCCCCATTGGGGACTGCCCTCGTTGTCCTCCATGTTCTCGCCGCTTCCGCTGCACCACACCTACCCGTATCCGCACCTCAATCATCTGCTGACGACACAGCACGTGATGCACAACAATCCCGCGATGCCTCCGCACACCCACGGATTACAGAACCACGCGTTCCCCGGCATTGGACAACTGCACGCGAACATGTCCGCCGCCGGCCTCCATGGCATTCACGGACTCAACGGCAGCCCGTTGGCGGAACGGAAAGAGGGTAGCG CTTACTCGTCGCTGAGCAGTGTAACCAGTTCTTTATCCAGCCCGGCTATCAGCCCACGGAACGTGTCTCCGGTGAATCCGGCCGAAACCAGTCCTAATCTAG ATATAGCCGGCATGCTGTCCGAAATGTCGGTGCCCGATCGACGAGCACCTGGCTGCGAGAAGAAGTCGTTGGAGATGGTCGTGCAGCAGAACCTTGCGCCATTCGACTACGAGCAGAAGAAGATACTTGCGACGAAGGCGTTGCAGTCGAAACCGACTTCGGGCGAATACCGTGTTCCTACCTCGGCCTGGTCTGGCTACGGACTCAGTCAATCTATTCCTCCGATTAGTGCCACGGACCTGAGCAAG GAATTGACCAACACCGGCAGCAGTAGCAACGGCAGTAGTAGCAGCTTGACATCCACAACCACTACCACCAATGCTGCAACTAGCCATCCGTCCGACTTGTGGAAAGATCCAACGACGCCGGTGTTCAGCAGAGAGATTGACTTCGGAATAGTATCCGGCAAAGATCGCGTTGGACAAATCGGCATTAGCTCGTCGAATTACATAGAAAGCACGCCGACCTCGCATCTGAACTTAATCACGTCCCACAAATACAACGACTTGACCAGCATGCTGACCAACATCGGactggaaaaatatatac GCCTGTTCACGTCGCACGAAGTGGACATGGCTACGTTTCCCTCGCTGACGGATAAGGATTTGTGCGAAATTGGCATAACAGCTTGGGGCGCGAGACGCAAAATAATGCTGTTGATCGCTG AAATGAACAAACGGACTAGTCCATTCTGTGGGAGCGCGGCCCCGGGAGCGGAGCGCAAAGCGTCCGTCTCGACGACCTCGACTTCGATGGATAAGTGCAATCTGGTGGACAGCAAATGGTAG
- the Bicc gene encoding protein bicaudal C isoform X4 has protein sequence MTVVMEETNTFVTWPARLKIGAKSKKDPHIKVAGRPDDVRAAKEKIMEILDTRQSNRVTMKLDVSYTDHSHIIGKGGLTIKRVMEETGCHIHFPDSNRSNHQEKSNQVSIAGEMEGVERARARVRKLTPLIFSFELPIMGSSQTVPDSTSPYVVKIQEKYNVQVMFRTRPKLHATLVVVKGCEWEVSQVKEATVLLIQYMCQNLASQIQVQMSMEISPQHHSIVLGKQSSNLKMIMQRTATQIMFPDAGDPNIPSLKKSNVTITGSIHSVYLARQQLVGSLPLVLMFDLPEDSMSSVDTENVSQLMQSLDVFINVRHKPKQSTLSVIIKGIERNAGNIYEARMQLLGLDESRVHAEIPATYHIPNAGNVFHGNNVNGTATGGHNNNNIIGSLSENLSNILTVNTQNPPYCVSPVNHSPSPMGLSPHWGLPSLSSMFSPLPLHHTYPYPHLNHLLTTQHVMHNNPAMPPHTHGLQNHAFPGIGQLHANMSAAGLHGIHGLNGSPLAERKEGSAYSSLSSVTSSLSSPAISPRNVSPVNPAETSPNLDIAGMLSEMSVPDRRAPGCEKKSLEMVVQQNLAPFDYEQKKILATKALQSKPTSGEYRVPTSAWSGYGLSQSIPPISATDLSKELTNTGSSSNGSSSSLTSTTTTTNAATSHPSDLWKDPTTPVFSREIDFGIVSGKDRVGQIGISSSNYIESTPTSHLNLITSHKYNDLTSMLTNIGLEKYIRLFTSHEVDMATFPSLTDKDLCEIGITAWGARRKIMLLIAEMNKRTSPFCGSAAPGAERKASVSTTSTSMDKCNLVDSKW, from the exons ATGACCGTG GTTATGGAGGAGACGAATACCTTTGTTACGTGGCCGGCCCGACTCAAGATCGGAGCGAAGTCGAAGAAAG ATCCGCATATAAAGGTCGCGGGTCGACCCGATGACGTGCGAGCTGCGAAGGAGAAGATAATGGAAATTTTGGACACGAGG CAGAGCAACAGAGTCACCATGAAGCTGGACGTCAGCTACACCGACCATTCGCACATTATCGGGAAGGGTGGTCTGACGATCAAACGCGTGATGGAGGAGACCGGCTGCCATATTCACTTTCCCGACAGCAACCGCAGCAACCACCAGGAGAAGAGCAACCAGGTGTCGATCGCCGGAGAGATGGAGGGTGTCGAGCGAGCCCGCGCGCGAGTCAGA AAGCTGACGCCACTTATCTTCTCGTTCGAGCTGCCGATCATGGGCTCGTCGCAGACCGTCCCCGATTCCACGTCGCCGTACGTGGTCAAGATCCAGGAGAAGTACAACGTCCAGGTGATGTTCCGAACGCGGCCGAAGCTGCACGCGACGCTGGTCGTGGTGAAGGGCTGCGAGTGGGAGGTCTCGCAGGTCAAGGAAGCCACAGTGCTGCTGATCCAGTACATGTGTCAGAACCTGGCT AGTCAAATACAAGTACAAATGTCGATGGAGATCTCACCGCAACACCACAGTATCGTGCTGGGCAAGCAGAGTAGCAACCTGAAGATGATCATGCAACGCACAGCCACGCAGATCATGTTCCCGGACGCGGGCGATCCTAACATTCCCAGCCTGAAGAAGAGCAACGTGACAATCACGGGCAGCATCCACAGCGTGTATCTGGCCCGGCAACAGTTGGTG GGTTCTCTGCCGCTGGTGCTGATGTTCGACCTCCCCGAGGACTCGATGTCGTCGGTCGACACGGAGAACGTCTCCCAGCTGATGCAATCGCTGGACGTGTTCATAAACGTGCGACACAAGCCGAAGCAAAGCACGCTGTCCGTAATCATCAAGGGGATCGAGCGCAACGCTGGTAACATCTACGAGGCTAGGATGCAGTTGCTGGGCTTAGACGAGTCCAGAGTGCACGCAGAGATCCCGGCGACCTATCATATCCCCAATGCCGGCAACGTCTTCCATGGAAACAATGTCAATGGTACTGCCACTG GTGGtcataacaacaacaacataATCGGCAGCCTATCAGAAAACCTGTCCAACATCCTGACGGTGAACACGCAGAATCCGCCGTACTGCGTGTCCCCGGTGAATCACTCGCCGAGCCCGATGGGGTTGTCGCCCCATTGGGGACTGCCCTCGTTGTCCTCCATGTTCTCGCCGCTTCCGCTGCACCACACCTACCCGTATCCGCACCTCAATCATCTGCTGACGACACAGCACGTGATGCACAACAATCCCGCGATGCCTCCGCACACCCACGGATTACAGAACCACGCGTTCCCCGGCATTGGACAACTGCACGCGAACATGTCCGCCGCCGGCCTCCATGGCATTCACGGACTCAACGGCAGCCCGTTGGCGGAACGGAAAGAGGGTAGCG CTTACTCGTCGCTGAGCAGTGTAACCAGTTCTTTATCCAGCCCGGCTATCAGCCCACGGAACGTGTCTCCGGTGAATCCGGCCGAAACCAGTCCTAATCTAG ATATAGCCGGCATGCTGTCCGAAATGTCGGTGCCCGATCGACGAGCACCTGGCTGCGAGAAGAAGTCGTTGGAGATGGTCGTGCAGCAGAACCTTGCGCCATTCGACTACGAGCAGAAGAAGATACTTGCGACGAAGGCGTTGCAGTCGAAACCGACTTCGGGCGAATACCGTGTTCCTACCTCGGCCTGGTCTGGCTACGGACTCAGTCAATCTATTCCTCCGATTAGTGCCACGGACCTGAGCAAG GAATTGACCAACACCGGCAGCAGTAGCAACGGCAGTAGTAGCAGCTTGACATCCACAACCACTACCACCAATGCTGCAACTAGCCATCCGTCCGACTTGTGGAAAGATCCAACGACGCCGGTGTTCAGCAGAGAGATTGACTTCGGAATAGTATCCGGCAAAGATCGCGTTGGACAAATCGGCATTAGCTCGTCGAATTACATAGAAAGCACGCCGACCTCGCATCTGAACTTAATCACGTCCCACAAATACAACGACTTGACCAGCATGCTGACCAACATCGGactggaaaaatatatac GCCTGTTCACGTCGCACGAAGTGGACATGGCTACGTTTCCCTCGCTGACGGATAAGGATTTGTGCGAAATTGGCATAACAGCTTGGGGCGCGAGACGCAAAATAATGCTGTTGATCGCTG AAATGAACAAACGGACTAGTCCATTCTGTGGGAGCGCGGCCCCGGGAGCGGAGCGCAAAGCGTCCGTCTCGACGACCTCGACTTCGATGGATAAGTGCAATCTGGTGGACAGCAAATGGTAG